The sequence CCCGACGCGACGCTCTTCGAGTTGATCGAAGACGAGCGGGCGGGCTGCACGATCGGGCCTAACAGCTTCGACGTGCGCGAGCAGACGGCGGGTAAGCGCGTGGTGATCTTCGGGTTACCAGGTGCGTTCACGCCGACCTGTTCGGCCAAACACGTACCGGGCTATGTCGGGCACGCCGAGCAGTTGCGCGCGGCGGGCATCGACGAAATCTGGTGCGTGTCCGTCAACGACGCGTTCGTAATGGGCGCGTGGGGACGCGATCAGCACGCCTCGGGCAAGGTGCGCATGATGGCGGACGGCAGTGCGGCTTTCACTCGGGCGCTTGGTCTCGAGCAGGATTTGTCGGCGCGCGGCATGGGAATCCGTTCCCAGCGCTACGCGATGGTGGTCGACGACGGCGTGGTCAAGACGTTGAACGTCGAGGCTGCCGGCAAATTCGAGGTTAGCGA is a genomic window of Paraburkholderia bryophila containing:
- a CDS encoding peroxiredoxin; amino-acid sequence: MIQTGDKLPDATLFELIEDERAGCTIGPNSFDVREQTAGKRVVIFGLPGAFTPTCSAKHVPGYVGHAEQLRAAGIDEIWCVSVNDAFVMGAWGRDQHASGKVRMMADGSAAFTRALGLEQDLSARGMGIRSQRYAMVVDDGVVKTLNVEAAGKFEVSDAGSILATLS